A single window of Oncorhynchus keta strain PuntledgeMale-10-30-2019 chromosome 34, Oket_V2, whole genome shotgun sequence DNA harbors:
- the LOC118367817 gene encoding hyaluronan synthase 1: protein MELKLLLRQVGLIVRAILTFLFALVVLGVMVWAYVQGFQLATSPYGIISFGFYGLLLGLHVLVQSLFAFVEHRRMRARSKACTFTKTIGFTISAYQEDPEYLRECLNSIRALKYPPELLRVIMVVDGNSEDDIYMLEMFREVFADQDPGCYVWRNNYHTWDPTQTQKAGILERREVEDLINSRRCVCIMQKWGGKREVMYTAFKALGQSVDYIQVCDSDTKLDPLATVELCKVLESNQKYGAVGGDVMILNLKESYISFMSSLRYWMAFNIERSCQSFFNCVSCISGPLGLYRNDLLQQFLESWYNQKFLGTHCTFGDDRHLTNRMLSMGYATKYTARSKCYTETPGQFLRWLNQQTRWTKSYFREWLYNAMWWHKHHLWMTYESIVSGVFPFFVTATIIQLFWTGTLWDILWVLCCIQLIGLIKAAYACILRRDLVMVFMSLYSALYMTSLLPAKYFAIITMNKSSWGTSGRRKMVGNYIPLLPLSVWAAILLGGSCYTIYKESQKGWFTPAKVLETRFLIYGCVVYVCYWFLMIFLYWVWFRRLCRKRSQSYDVSV, encoded by the exons ATGGAACTGAAACTATTGCTAAGGCAGGTGGGCTTGATAGTCCGTGCCATCCTGACATTCCTCTTTGCCCTGGTGGTGCTTGGGGTGATGGTGTGGGCCTATGTCCAGGGCTTCCAGCTGGCCACCTCCCCATATGGCATCATCTCCTTCGGCTTCTACGGCCTCCTGCTGGGGCTCCATGTCCTGGTCCAGAGCCTGTTTGCCTTCGTGGAGCACCGCCGCATGAGGGCCCGGAGCAAGGCCTGCACCTTCACCAAGACCATTGGCTTCACTATCTCAGCCTACCAGGAGGACCCAGAATACCTGCGCGAGTGCCTCAACTCCATTCGGGCCCTCAAGTACCCTCCAGAGCTGCTGCGGGTCATAATGGTGGTGGATGGGAACTCGGAGGACGACATCTACATGCTGGAGATGTTTAGGGAGGTGTTTGCAGACCAGGACCCTGGCTGTTACGTGTGGAGGAATAACTACCACACATGGGACCCCACCCAGACCCAGAAGGCGGGAATCCTCGAG aggagggaggtggaggatcTGATCAACAGCAGGAGGTGTGTGTGCATCATGCAGAAGTGGGGTGGAAAGAGGGAGGTGATGTACACAGCATTCAAGGCACTGGGACAGTCGGTGGACTACATACAG gtgtgTGACTCTGACACCAAGCTAGACCCCCTGGCGACGGTGGAGCTGTGTAAGGTTCTGGAGAGCAACCAGAAGTACGGGGCGGTGGGAGGAGACGTGATGATCCTCAACCTCAAGGAATCCTACATCAGCTTCATGAGCAGCCTGCGCTACTGGATGGCGTTTAACATCGAGAGGTCCTGCCAGTCCTTCTTCAACTGTGTCTCCTGCATCAGCGGCCCCCTGG GTCTGTACAGGAATGACCTCCTCCAGCAGTTCTTAGAGTCCTGGTACAACCAGAAGTTTCTGGGGACTCACTGTACATTTGGGGATGACAGACATCTCACTAACCGCATGCTCAGCATGGGCTATGCCACCAA ATACACGGCCCGCTCCAAGTGTTACACGGAGACGCCAGGCCAGTTCCTCCGTTGGCTCAACCAGCAGACGCGCTGGACCAAATCTTACTTCCGCGAGTGGCTCTACAACGCCATGTGGTGGCACAAGCACCACCTGTGGATGACCTACGAGTCCATCGTCTCTGGTGTCTTCCCCTTCTTTGTCACGGCCACCATCATCCAGCTGTTCTGGACAGGCACCCTGTGGGACATCCTCTGGGTCCTCTGCTGCATCCAGCTCATCGGCCTGATAAAAGCAGCCTATGCCTGCATCCTGCGCCGTGACCTGGTCATGGTGTTCATGTCTCTCTACTCTGCCCTCTACATGACCAGCCTGCTGCCCGCCAAGTACTTTGCCATCATCACCATGAACAAGAGCAGCTGGGGCACGTCGGGCCGCCGCAAGATGGTTGGGAACTACATCCCCCTGCTGCCTCTGTCGGTGTGGGCGGCCATCTTGCTGGGCGGGTCCTGCTACACCATCTACAAGGAGAGCCAGAAGGGCTGGTTCACGCCGGCTAAGGTCCTAGAGACCAGGTTTCTGATCTACGGCTGTGTGGTGTACGTCTGCTACTGGTTCCTCATGATCTTCCTCTACTGGGTGTGGTTCCGCAGGCTGTGTAGGAAACGCTCCCAAAGTTATGACGTAAGCGTATAG